The following coding sequences are from one Rhizobiaceae bacterium window:
- a CDS encoding UbiA family prenyltransferase, producing the protein MDARSDNTTIPFAVDLDGTLIATDLLWEGLFLLLRKHPLCLFMLPFWVLYGPARLKQEIAARVSIDPTLLPYRAEVVERIRAERAAGRQTILATGTPRKFAEAIAAHLGIFDRVMATDGLHNLTSERKRAALCEAFGDGGFDYVGNSRHDLKVFDAARTAVVVAPDRPAARWRARHKAELLETPRPTLKTLLKMLRVHQWLKNVLIAVPVVLSHEYANLQMIGACILAFISFSASASAVYIVNDFFDLGLDRRHATKRNRPFASGLLSMKFGMVCVVLLLAVSFATALFLPPLFMAALATYLVATTGYSLSIKRMLLLDVLMLAGLYTMRILAGTAATGTDISFWLLAFSTFFFLSLALVKRYVELRTTTLDPKQRIAGRGYRPEDEDIVAQAGMASAFSSALVLALYIDSDAVREQYAHPYMIWPLAVIVLYLTMRIWILARRDEMHHDPVVFITRDWRSQLVTVFGALLLVAAVVAP; encoded by the coding sequence ATGGACGCGAGGTCGGACAACACGACGATTCCGTTTGCCGTCGATCTCGACGGTACGCTGATTGCGACCGACCTTTTGTGGGAAGGTCTGTTCCTGCTTTTGAGAAAGCACCCGCTCTGCCTTTTCATGCTCCCGTTCTGGGTGCTGTACGGGCCGGCGCGTCTCAAGCAGGAAATCGCCGCGCGCGTGAGCATCGATCCGACACTGCTGCCCTATCGTGCGGAAGTGGTCGAACGCATCAGGGCCGAGCGCGCAGCCGGGCGCCAGACGATCCTCGCCACCGGCACGCCGCGCAAATTCGCGGAGGCGATCGCCGCCCATCTCGGCATCTTCGACAGGGTGATGGCGACCGACGGGCTTCACAACCTCACATCCGAGCGCAAGCGCGCCGCGCTGTGCGAAGCGTTCGGCGACGGCGGTTTCGACTACGTCGGCAACAGCCGGCATGACCTCAAGGTGTTCGATGCCGCCCGCACGGCCGTCGTCGTTGCCCCGGACCGGCCGGCGGCCCGGTGGCGGGCCCGGCATAAGGCCGAATTGCTGGAGACGCCTCGTCCTACCCTCAAGACGCTGCTGAAAATGCTGCGCGTGCACCAGTGGCTCAAGAACGTGCTGATCGCGGTGCCGGTGGTGCTCTCGCACGAATACGCCAATCTTCAGATGATCGGCGCGTGCATCCTCGCCTTCATCTCCTTCAGCGCCTCTGCTTCGGCCGTCTACATCGTCAACGACTTCTTCGATCTGGGTCTCGACCGCCGCCATGCGACGAAGCGCAACAGGCCATTCGCCAGCGGGCTCCTGTCCATGAAATTCGGGATGGTCTGCGTGGTGCTGCTGCTTGCCGTGAGCTTCGCCACGGCGCTGTTCCTGCCGCCGCTCTTCATGGCCGCGCTGGCGACCTATCTCGTGGCGACCACGGGCTATTCGCTGTCGATCAAGCGTATGCTGCTGCTCGACGTGCTGATGCTTGCCGGACTCTATACGATGCGAATCCTGGCCGGCACAGCCGCGACCGGAACGGACATATCGTTCTGGCTGCTGGCGTTCTCCACCTTCTTCTTCCTGTCGCTTGCGCTGGTGAAGCGCTACGTCGAACTGCGCACGACGACGCTCGATCCCAAGCAGCGCATCGCCGGGCGTGGCTATCGGCCGGAAGACGAGGATATCGTCGCGCAGGCCGGCATGGCTTCCGCCTTCTCCTCGGCGCTGGTTCTGGCGCTTTACATCGACAGCGACGCGGTGCGTGAGCAGTATGCGCATCCCTACATGATCTGGCCGCTCGCGGTGATCGTGCTCTACCTCACCATGCGGATATGGATACTGGCGCGACGCGACGAGATGCATCACGACCCCGTCGTCTTCATCACGCGCGACTGGCGCAGCCAGCTGGTGACGGTCTTCGGCGCGCTGCTGCTCGTCGCGGCGGTGGTGGCGCCATGA
- a CDS encoding FAD-binding oxidoreductase, producing the protein MSADAAITALSRRTPERDSLLAYGNGRSYGDSCLNPRGAMIDMRGRSRILSFDPSDGAIEVEAGVLLSDIIAHAAPHGYFPAVVPGTQFVTVGGAIANDLHGKNHHRRGTFGGHVDSFILMRSDGEQIVCSRTRNAELFAATIGGMGLTGLILSARLYLMKVPSLDVAERVVPFPSIEAYLDLAEAADADNEYAVAWIDQLATGVHAGRGLLLTGNHAETAASPQAIRKARLGVPFAPPMTVLNQPFLKLFNAAYRWAKSRKQGVHVSGYQSFFFPLDGVNDWNLLYGPRGLHQHQSVIPFDAAREAVPALLAASHKAGQGSFLTVLKRFGDIGSPGLLSFPRPGYTLTLDFPHRGERTLALLAELDRITVDAGGAVNPYKDARMSAETFAASFPDFRKLAARRDPAFSSGFWQRTGERLLNQEIHLAQAAE; encoded by the coding sequence ATGTCGGCGGACGCGGCGATCACGGCGCTTTCCCGGAGAACGCCGGAGCGGGATTCGCTGCTCGCCTACGGCAACGGACGGAGCTACGGCGATTCGTGCCTGAATCCGCGGGGCGCGATGATCGACATGCGCGGCCGCAGCCGCATCCTGTCTTTCGACCCGAGCGACGGTGCGATCGAGGTCGAGGCCGGCGTCCTGCTTTCGGACATTATCGCCCATGCCGCGCCGCACGGATATTTTCCCGCGGTCGTCCCCGGCACGCAATTCGTCACCGTCGGCGGCGCGATCGCCAATGACCTGCATGGCAAGAACCATCATCGCCGGGGAACCTTCGGCGGTCACGTCGACAGTTTCATCCTGATGCGATCCGATGGCGAGCAGATCGTCTGCTCGCGCACCCGGAACGCCGAACTCTTCGCGGCGACGATCGGCGGCATGGGCCTCACCGGCCTGATCCTGTCGGCGCGGCTTTACCTGATGAAGGTTCCGTCGCTCGACGTGGCCGAGCGGGTCGTGCCGTTCCCGAGCATCGAAGCCTATCTCGACCTTGCGGAAGCCGCCGACGCGGACAACGAATATGCGGTTGCGTGGATCGATCAACTGGCAACCGGAGTGCATGCGGGTCGTGGCCTGCTGCTGACAGGCAATCACGCCGAGACTGCCGCCTCACCGCAGGCCATAAGGAAAGCGCGGCTCGGCGTGCCGTTCGCGCCGCCGATGACGGTGCTGAACCAGCCGTTCCTGAAGCTTTTCAACGCAGCCTATCGTTGGGCAAAGAGCCGCAAGCAGGGCGTTCACGTCTCCGGCTATCAGTCCTTCTTCTTTCCGCTGGACGGTGTCAACGACTGGAACCTGCTATATGGGCCGCGTGGACTGCACCAGCACCAGAGCGTCATTCCGTTTGACGCGGCGCGCGAGGCCGTGCCGGCACTGCTGGCGGCGTCGCACAAGGCGGGGCAGGGGTCGTTCCTGACCGTCCTGAAGCGGTTTGGCGACATTGGATCGCCCGGCCTGCTATCGTTCCCGCGGCCGGGCTATACGCTTACGCTCGACTTCCCGCACCGTGGCGAACGCACGCTTGCGCTGCTCGCCGAGCTGGACCGCATCACGGTAGACGCCGGCGGCGCCGTCAATCCCTACAAGGACGCGCGTATGAGCGCGGAGACGTTCGCGGCCTCGTTTCCCGATTTCCGCAAGCTGGCAGCCAGACGCGATCCCGCTTTCAGCTCGGGTTTCTGGCAGCGCACGGGAGAGCGGCTGCTCAATCAGGAAATTCATCTCGCGCAGGCCGCGGAATAG
- a CDS encoding EamA family transporter, giving the protein MKYIVFILFTVMTNAAAQLMLKQGMMALGPISFDGVNPIVKLLQIVFSPWVFLGLCTFVISMASHLYVLSKVELSFAYPFLSLAYVAVAIFAYFVFREDLNAWRIAGIGFICIGTILIAQGGAGHAEASPSQEPVQTSELAR; this is encoded by the coding sequence ATGAAATACATTGTCTTCATTCTCTTCACGGTGATGACCAACGCTGCGGCGCAACTCATGCTCAAGCAGGGCATGATGGCGCTCGGGCCGATCTCCTTCGACGGCGTCAACCCGATCGTGAAGCTGCTGCAGATCGTGTTCAGCCCGTGGGTGTTCCTCGGCCTCTGCACCTTCGTGATTTCCATGGCCTCGCATCTCTATGTGCTGTCGAAGGTCGAATTGTCCTTTGCCTATCCGTTTCTCAGCCTCGCCTACGTCGCCGTGGCGATCTTCGCGTATTTCGTGTTCCGCGAGGACCTCAACGCATGGCGCATCGCCGGCATCGGCTTCATCTGCATCGGCACCATCCTGATCGCTCAGGGTGGCGCGGGCCATGCCGAGGCATCCCCTTCCCAGGAACCAGTCCAGACGAGTGAGCTAGCCCGATGA
- a CDS encoding aspartate aminotransferase family protein translates to MSVEEAKALDVARMTDLFKAHLNPGQLHFMKLLGFHKIKIERAEGMYYYDQDGRKILDFFGGFGSLALGHNHPRILNVRKKFQEENRHEIAIAFMSQYASALAYNLAQISPGDLDMVFLGSSGSEAMEAAVKLAERAAGPARPKIVYAENSFHGKTKGVLSITDGQLYRSEFKLTDNTIKVPFGDIDAIERAFIAHPDIGAIVLETIQGGGGINQAPAPFWHRLRRLCDVHGVLWVADEVQCGVGRSGRFYAFEHYGVVPDITAVAKSLGGGKSAMAAMIARRDVYMKAYGTPKTAMIHAAATFGGIGEASITAIETLNVLYDEGLIENAAVTGDYLLERLEVLKAKYPKIIKEVRGKGFMIGLELHDFSQTLPMVLRPVVAMLDDKLKGSLSGFLGALLLRDYGVLVAFTEYNRNVIRLLPPLICQREHVDQFIEALDDLMSRGIVAIVKDFVKSQVK, encoded by the coding sequence ATGAGCGTGGAGGAGGCCAAGGCGCTCGACGTGGCGCGGATGACCGACCTGTTCAAGGCGCATCTCAATCCCGGCCAGTTGCATTTCATGAAGCTGCTCGGCTTCCACAAGATCAAGATCGAGCGCGCCGAGGGCATGTATTACTACGATCAGGACGGCCGGAAGATCCTCGACTTCTTCGGCGGCTTCGGTTCGCTGGCGCTCGGCCACAACCATCCGCGTATCCTGAACGTCCGCAAGAAGTTCCAGGAGGAGAACCGGCACGAGATCGCCATCGCCTTCATGTCGCAATACGCCTCGGCGCTGGCCTACAATCTGGCACAGATCTCGCCCGGCGATCTCGACATGGTGTTCCTCGGCTCTTCGGGTTCCGAGGCGATGGAAGCGGCGGTCAAGCTCGCGGAACGCGCGGCCGGCCCGGCCCGGCCGAAAATCGTCTATGCGGAAAACTCGTTCCACGGGAAGACGAAGGGCGTGCTGTCCATCACCGACGGACAGCTATACCGCAGCGAGTTCAAGCTCACCGACAACACGATAAAAGTGCCGTTCGGCGATATCGACGCCATCGAGCGCGCTTTCATCGCCCATCCGGACATCGGCGCCATCGTGCTGGAGACGATTCAGGGGGGCGGCGGCATCAACCAGGCGCCGGCGCCGTTCTGGCACAGATTGCGCCGCCTGTGCGACGTGCACGGTGTGCTCTGGGTCGCCGACGAGGTGCAGTGCGGCGTCGGGCGTTCGGGACGTTTCTACGCCTTTGAACACTATGGCGTGGTGCCGGACATTACCGCAGTCGCCAAGTCGCTCGGCGGCGGCAAGTCGGCCATGGCGGCGATGATCGCCCGGCGCGATGTGTACATGAAGGCCTATGGCACGCCGAAGACGGCGATGATCCATGCCGCTGCAACCTTCGGCGGCATCGGCGAGGCGTCGATCACGGCCATCGAGACGCTCAACGTGCTCTATGACGAGGGGCTGATCGAGAACGCGGCGGTGACCGGCGATTATCTGCTGGAGAGGCTGGAAGTCCTGAAGGCCAAGTATCCGAAGATCATCAAGGAAGTTCGCGGCAAGGGCTTCATGATCGGCCTCGAACTGCACGACTTCAGCCAGACGCTGCCGATGGTGCTGCGTCCGGTCGTCGCCATGCTCGACGACAAGCTGAAGGGCTCGCTCTCGGGCTTCCTCGGTGCGCTGCTTCTGCGCGACTACGGCGTGCTCGTCGCCTTCACCGAGTACAATCGCAACGTCATCCGGCTCCTGCCGCCCCTGATCTGCCAGCGCGAGCATGTCGACCAGTTCATCGAAGCGCTCGACGACCTCATGTCGCGCGGTATCGTCGCGATCGTGAAGGATTTCGTGAAGAGCCAGGTCAAGTAA
- a CDS encoding NAD(P)-dependent oxidoreductase → MRHIIFGGDGFVGRHLAPKLVADGHEVVVADIAKSDLPHYRHVRHIKTDVTDPDSVAAIGIRADDMVYNLSAKMLSPIQVRAKRHEFFYPVNYNGTVHIIDAMAKAGAPNLVHFTTDMIYGHTVTYPMTEDHPVAPLGEYGMSKWETELLAAEWRKRGMNISLFRPRLIIGPGRLGILEKLFKLIDWNLPVPMIGSGKNPYQFISVFDCAEAARLAWKAGVPNEAYNLGSLNPPPVRKLLGDLIRHAGSKSILIPTPGWAVKRTLDLLDWLNMPIMDPEQYLIADEECVLDVSKGKRDLGWVPQYRDEDMLSAAYTEYRAKKEGRPVSASHVPAE, encoded by the coding sequence ATGAGACACATTATCTTTGGAGGCGACGGCTTCGTCGGCCGCCACCTAGCGCCGAAGCTGGTCGCCGATGGCCATGAAGTCGTGGTGGCCGATATCGCCAAATCCGACCTGCCGCACTACCGCCATGTGCGCCACATCAAGACGGACGTGACCGATCCCGATTCCGTCGCGGCCATCGGCATCAGGGCGGACGACATGGTCTACAATCTGTCGGCCAAGATGCTGTCGCCCATCCAGGTGCGAGCCAAGCGCCATGAGTTCTTTTATCCCGTGAACTACAACGGCACGGTGCACATCATCGACGCCATGGCGAAGGCCGGAGCGCCGAACCTCGTGCATTTCACGACGGATATGATCTACGGCCACACGGTGACTTATCCGATGACCGAGGATCATCCGGTGGCGCCGCTCGGCGAGTACGGCATGTCGAAGTGGGAAACCGAGCTGCTGGCCGCCGAATGGCGCAAGCGAGGCATGAACATCTCGCTCTTTCGCCCACGCCTCATCATCGGACCCGGCCGTCTCGGCATCCTCGAAAAGCTGTTCAAGCTAATCGACTGGAACCTTCCGGTGCCGATGATCGGTTCCGGCAAGAACCCCTATCAGTTCATCTCCGTGTTCGACTGCGCCGAGGCCGCCCGGCTTGCCTGGAAAGCAGGGGTGCCGAACGAGGCCTACAATCTCGGCTCTCTCAACCCGCCGCCGGTGCGCAAGCTGCTGGGCGACCTGATCCGCCATGCCGGTTCGAAGTCGATCCTGATCCCGACGCCGGGCTGGGCGGTGAAGCGCACCCTCGACCTGCTCGACTGGCTGAATATGCCGATCATGGACCCCGAACAGTATCTCATCGCCGACGAGGAATGCGTGCTCGACGTCTCGAAGGGCAAGCGCGACCTCGGCTGGGTGCCGCAATATCGCGACGAGGACATGCTGAGCGCCGCCTACACCGAATATCGCGCGAAAAAGGAAGGCCGCCCGGTCTCCGCCTCGCATGTGCCCGCCGAATAG